A window of the Brassica napus cultivar Da-Ae chromosome A2, Da-Ae, whole genome shotgun sequence genome harbors these coding sequences:
- the LOC106423753 gene encoding 14.7 kDa heat shock protein has product MSKVGGSGKGFSYSDRQRPKNLPPIRSNRFQKSGNKEVYETKDMENAFVMRVDMPGCSASSFVYRVEEDKNVYFSAHEPDMPEYGHDGRKYEGTLVCNPAVFEAKEAKAELVDGVMWLTVPKIPREEESEHYVLQRMLKLKITSDMFRS; this is encoded by the exons ATGAGCAAAGTAGGCGGCTCCGGCAAAGGTTTTTCATATTCCGACAGACAGCGGCCGAAGAATTTGCCACCTATCC GGAGTAACCGGTTTCAGAAAAGCGGGAACAAGGAGGTATACGAGACGAAGGACATGGAGAACGCGTTTGTGATGAGGGTAGACATGCCTGGGTGTTCTGCGTCAAGCTTCGTCTACAGGGTCGAGGAGGATAAGAACGTCTACTTCTCCGCCCACGAACCCGACATGCCCGAGTACGGCCACGACGGACGCAAATACGAAGGCACATTAGTTTGCAATCCAGCGGTTTTCGAGGCGAAGGAAGCTAAGGCTGAACTTGTCGATGGAGTGATGTGGCTCACCGTTCCCAAGATTCCTAGAGAAGAGGAGTCCGAGCATTATGTCCTTCAGAGGATGCTGAAGCTCAAGATTACAAGCGACATGTTTCGATCATGA